A genome region from Camelina sativa cultivar DH55 chromosome 10, Cs, whole genome shotgun sequence includes the following:
- the LOC104716832 gene encoding cell division cycle 20.2, cofactor of APC complex-like: protein MDAGMSTPSYLKAQVRCPLQEHFLPRKSSKENLDRFIPNRSAMDFDYAHYALMEARKGKDQSETVSSPSKEAYRKQLAETMNLNHTRILAFRNKPQAPVDLRPTDHSASLHQQPKSVKPRRYIPQTSERTLDAPDIVDDFYLNLLDWGSANVLAIALDHTVYLWDASTGSTSELVTIDEEKGPVTSINWAPDGRHVAVGLNNSEVQLWDSASNRQLRTLNGCHQSRVGSLAWNNHILTTGGMDGQIVNNDVRIRSHIVETYRGHTQEVCGLKWSGSGQQLASGGNDNVVHIWDRSVASSNSTTQWLHRLEEHTSAVKALAWCPFQANLLATGGGGGDRTIKFWNTHTGACLNSVDTGSQVCSLLWSKNERELLSSHGFTQNQLTLWKYPSMVKMAELTGHTSRVLYMAQSPDGCTVASAAGDETLRFWNVFGVPETTKKAAPKTAPEPFSHVNRIR, encoded by the exons ATGGATGCAGGTATGAGCACTCCTTCTTACTTAAAGGCACAGGTTCGTTGCCCTCTTCAAGAACACTTCCTTCCCAGGAAAAGTTCCAAGGAAAAC CTGGACAGGTTCATACCCAACAGATCAGCTATGGATTTCGATTATGCACACTACGCCCTTATGGAAGCGAGAAAAGGTAAGGATCAATCAGAAACGGTAAGTTCACCATCCAAGGAGGCCTACAGGAAGCAGTTGGCTGAGACCATGAACCTCAACCACACCCGGATCCTTGCCTTCAGAAACAAACCCCAAGCTCCTGTAGATCTTCGTCCCACGGATCACTCTGCTTCTCTTCACCAGCAGCCTAAATCTGTAAAGCCTCGCAGATACATTCCTCAG ACTTCTGAGAGAACCTTGGATGCACCTGACATTGTGGATGATTTCTACCTCAACTTGCTTGACTGGGGAAGTGCAAATGTCTTAGCCATAGCCTTGGACCACACTGTCTACTTATGGGATGCTTCCACTGGTTCTACTTCTGAGCTTGTCACCATTGATGAAGAGAAAGGACCTGTCACAAGTATCAATTGGGCACCTGACGGTCGTCATGTTGCAGTTGGACTCAACAACTCTGAAGTCCAGCTCTGGGATTCTGCTTCCAACCGTCAA CTGAGAACATTGAATGGTTGCCACCAATCAAGAGTAGGATCATTGGCGTGGAACAATCACATCCTGACTACTGGAGGAATGGACGGGCAGATTGTCAACAACGATGTACGGATCAGATCACATATTGTGGAAACTTACCGAGGTCACACTCAAGAGGTTTGTGGTCTGAAGTGGTCAGGATCTGGACAGCAACTAGCGAGTGGTGGCAACGACAATGTGGTACACATTTGGGATCGTTCTGTCGCCTCCTCAAACTCAACTACGCAATGGCTGCACAGGCTCGAAGAACATACATCTGCCGTGAAAGCTCTTGCGTGGTGCCCTTTCCAAGCGAATTTGCTTGCAActggtggtggcggtggagaCAGGACCATCAAGTTCTGGAATACTCACACCGGGGCTTGCCTGAATTCAGTAGACACTGGTTCCCAAGTTTGTTCGTTGTTATGGAGCAAGAATGAAAGAGAGTTGCTTAGCTCACATGGATTTACTCAGAATCAGCTTACACTTTGGAAGTACCCATCCATGGTGAAAATGGCTGAGCTCACCGGTCATACATCAAGAGTCTTATATATGGCCCAG AGTCCGGATGGTTGTACCGTGGCTTCAGCAGCAGGTGACGAAACTCTGAGATTTTGGAATGTTTTTGGAGTACCAGAGACCACCAAAAAAGCTGCTCCAAAAACTGCTCCGGAGCCATTTTCTCATGTGAATCGTATTCGTTGA
- the LOC104716830 gene encoding B3 domain-containing protein REM16-like isoform X3: MEENCEDCMQWEEELYWTHFQTLHFSQLLLPGFHHCLVIPQKFSIHCKRKLPQIVTLKSPSGAIYNVRVEQDDVEKTLAFRCGWDKFVKDHSLKGNDLLVFKFHGVSEFEVLIFDGQTLCERPASYFVRKCGHADKTKVSQTGYDQEEHFNSDIDTASAQLPVISPTSTGRVSKEKYPLSGLKKMRGEISNDSLDHKLDIEMISAGRKNKALSLAQRVISPDGFIVVMKRSHVSKCFLTIPYKWCLKNNLLARQEVVMQVDQKKWGMKFNFFGSRGRGGISTGWKKLVQDNNLRESDVCVFEPTNSETKPLHLHVYIFRAAEAESSNNG; this comes from the exons atggaagagaATTGCGAGGACTGCATGCAATGGGAAGAAGAACTCTACTGGACTCATTTCCAGACCCTTCATTTCTCTCAGCTCCTCCTTCCTGGTTTCCATCATTGTCTC GTCATACCTCAAAAGTTTTCAATACATTGCAAAAGAAAGCTACCTCAGATTGTGACACTCAAAAGTCCAAGTGGCGCTATATACAATGTGAGAGTTGAGCAAGATGATGTTGAAAAGACACTGGCATTTCGTTGTGGGTGGGACAAGTTTGTGAAAGATCATTCGCTAAAGGGGAATGATCTATTGGTCTTCAAGTTCCATGGAGTGTCTGAGTTTGAAGTTTTGATTTTCGATGGACAGACCTTGTGTGAGAGACCCGCTTCTTATTTCGTCAGGAAATGTGGACATGCAGACAAGACCAAAG TATCTCAGACCGGTTatgatcaagaagaacattTTAACTCTGACATTGATACAGCATCAGCCCAGCTTCCTGTTATCTCTCCAACTAGTACCGGACGAGTCAGTAAAGAGAAGTATCCCCTTAGCGGTTTAAAGAAGATGCGAGGAGAAATAAGTAATGATAGTCTCGATCATAAACTTG ACATCGAGATGATTTCAGCTGGTCGCAAAAATAAAGCCTTATCTCTGGCTCAGAGAGTCATTTCGCCGGATGGTTTCATTGTGGTCATGAAACGCTCTCATGTGTCGAAGTGTTTTCTG ACAATCCCATACAAATGGTGCCTGAAGAACAATCTTTTAGCACGTCAAGAAGTGGTGATGCAGGTTGATCAAAAGAAATGGGGCATGAAGTTTAACTTTTTCGGATCTCGTGGTCGTGGTGGGATATCAACCGGGTGGAAGAAGTTAGTACAAGACAACAACTTGCGGGAGAGTGATGTCTGTGTGTTTGAGCCAACAAATTCTGAAACAAAACCGCTTCACCTCCATGTCTATATTTTCCGTGCTGCAGAAGCGGAAAGTAGCAACAATGGTTGA
- the LOC104716830 gene encoding B3 domain-containing protein REM16-like isoform X2 — MEENCEDCMQWEEELYWTHFQTLHFSQLLLPGFHHCLVIPQKFSIHCKRKLPQIVTLKSPSGAIYNVRVEQDDVEKTLAFRCGWDKFVKDHSLKGNDLLVFKFHGVSEFEVLIFDGQTLCERPASYFVRKCGHADKTKGTDFTATSSRSPEIHFNPVDLETTPNQQRLITPPVVDNELEDLIDIDVEIDTMLTPRLVVSQTGYDQEEHFNSDIDTASAQLPVISPTSTGRVSKEKYPLSGLKKMRGEISNDSLDHKLAGRKNKALSLAQRVISPDGFIVVMKRSHVSKCFLTIPYKWCLKNNLLARQEVVMQVDQKKWGMKFNFFGSRGRGGISTGWKKLVQDNNLRESDVCVFEPTNSETKPLHLHVYIFRAAEAESSNNG; from the exons atggaagagaATTGCGAGGACTGCATGCAATGGGAAGAAGAACTCTACTGGACTCATTTCCAGACCCTTCATTTCTCTCAGCTCCTCCTTCCTGGTTTCCATCATTGTCTC GTCATACCTCAAAAGTTTTCAATACATTGCAAAAGAAAGCTACCTCAGATTGTGACACTCAAAAGTCCAAGTGGCGCTATATACAATGTGAGAGTTGAGCAAGATGATGTTGAAAAGACACTGGCATTTCGTTGTGGGTGGGACAAGTTTGTGAAAGATCATTCGCTAAAGGGGAATGATCTATTGGTCTTCAAGTTCCATGGAGTGTCTGAGTTTGAAGTTTTGATTTTCGATGGACAGACCTTGTGTGAGAGACCCGCTTCTTATTTCGTCAGGAAATGTGGACATGCAGACAAGACCAAAGGTACTGATTTTACTGCTACCTCTTCGAGATCACCTgagatacattttaaccctgtTGATCTTGAAACTACACCAAACCAGCAACGTCTTATAACTCCTCCAGTAGTTGATAATGAGCTAGAAGACCTCATTGACATTGATGTTGAAATTGACACAATGCTAACTCCGCGTCTTGTAGTATCTCAGACCGGTTatgatcaagaagaacattTTAACTCTGACATTGATACAGCATCAGCCCAGCTTCCTGTTATCTCTCCAACTAGTACCGGACGAGTCAGTAAAGAGAAGTATCCCCTTAGCGGTTTAAAGAAGATGCGAGGAGAAATAAGTAATGATAGTCTCGATCATAAACTTG CTGGTCGCAAAAATAAAGCCTTATCTCTGGCTCAGAGAGTCATTTCGCCGGATGGTTTCATTGTGGTCATGAAACGCTCTCATGTGTCGAAGTGTTTTCTG ACAATCCCATACAAATGGTGCCTGAAGAACAATCTTTTAGCACGTCAAGAAGTGGTGATGCAGGTTGATCAAAAGAAATGGGGCATGAAGTTTAACTTTTTCGGATCTCGTGGTCGTGGTGGGATATCAACCGGGTGGAAGAAGTTAGTACAAGACAACAACTTGCGGGAGAGTGATGTCTGTGTGTTTGAGCCAACAAATTCTGAAACAAAACCGCTTCACCTCCATGTCTATATTTTCCGTGCTGCAGAAGCGGAAAGTAGCAACAATGGTTGA
- the LOC104716830 gene encoding B3 domain-containing protein REM16-like isoform X4: MEENCEDCMQWEEELYWTHFQTLHFSQLLLPGFHHCLVIPQKFSIHCKRKLPQIVTLKSPSGAIYNVRVEQDDVEKTLAFRCGWDKFVKDHSLKGNDLLVFKFHGVSEFEVLIFDGQTLCERPASYFVRKCGHADKTKVSQTGYDQEEHFNSDIDTASAQLPVISPTSTGRVSKEKYPLSGLKKMRGEISNDSLDHKLAGRKNKALSLAQRVISPDGFIVVMKRSHVSKCFLTIPYKWCLKNNLLARQEVVMQVDQKKWGMKFNFFGSRGRGGISTGWKKLVQDNNLRESDVCVFEPTNSETKPLHLHVYIFRAAEAESSNNG, from the exons atggaagagaATTGCGAGGACTGCATGCAATGGGAAGAAGAACTCTACTGGACTCATTTCCAGACCCTTCATTTCTCTCAGCTCCTCCTTCCTGGTTTCCATCATTGTCTC GTCATACCTCAAAAGTTTTCAATACATTGCAAAAGAAAGCTACCTCAGATTGTGACACTCAAAAGTCCAAGTGGCGCTATATACAATGTGAGAGTTGAGCAAGATGATGTTGAAAAGACACTGGCATTTCGTTGTGGGTGGGACAAGTTTGTGAAAGATCATTCGCTAAAGGGGAATGATCTATTGGTCTTCAAGTTCCATGGAGTGTCTGAGTTTGAAGTTTTGATTTTCGATGGACAGACCTTGTGTGAGAGACCCGCTTCTTATTTCGTCAGGAAATGTGGACATGCAGACAAGACCAAAG TATCTCAGACCGGTTatgatcaagaagaacattTTAACTCTGACATTGATACAGCATCAGCCCAGCTTCCTGTTATCTCTCCAACTAGTACCGGACGAGTCAGTAAAGAGAAGTATCCCCTTAGCGGTTTAAAGAAGATGCGAGGAGAAATAAGTAATGATAGTCTCGATCATAAACTTG CTGGTCGCAAAAATAAAGCCTTATCTCTGGCTCAGAGAGTCATTTCGCCGGATGGTTTCATTGTGGTCATGAAACGCTCTCATGTGTCGAAGTGTTTTCTG ACAATCCCATACAAATGGTGCCTGAAGAACAATCTTTTAGCACGTCAAGAAGTGGTGATGCAGGTTGATCAAAAGAAATGGGGCATGAAGTTTAACTTTTTCGGATCTCGTGGTCGTGGTGGGATATCAACCGGGTGGAAGAAGTTAGTACAAGACAACAACTTGCGGGAGAGTGATGTCTGTGTGTTTGAGCCAACAAATTCTGAAACAAAACCGCTTCACCTCCATGTCTATATTTTCCGTGCTGCAGAAGCGGAAAGTAGCAACAATGGTTGA
- the LOC104716830 gene encoding B3 domain-containing protein REM16-like isoform X1, whose protein sequence is MEENCEDCMQWEEELYWTHFQTLHFSQLLLPGFHHCLVIPQKFSIHCKRKLPQIVTLKSPSGAIYNVRVEQDDVEKTLAFRCGWDKFVKDHSLKGNDLLVFKFHGVSEFEVLIFDGQTLCERPASYFVRKCGHADKTKGTDFTATSSRSPEIHFNPVDLETTPNQQRLITPPVVDNELEDLIDIDVEIDTMLTPRLVVSQTGYDQEEHFNSDIDTASAQLPVISPTSTGRVSKEKYPLSGLKKMRGEISNDSLDHKLDIEMISAGRKNKALSLAQRVISPDGFIVVMKRSHVSKCFLTIPYKWCLKNNLLARQEVVMQVDQKKWGMKFNFFGSRGRGGISTGWKKLVQDNNLRESDVCVFEPTNSETKPLHLHVYIFRAAEAESSNNG, encoded by the exons atggaagagaATTGCGAGGACTGCATGCAATGGGAAGAAGAACTCTACTGGACTCATTTCCAGACCCTTCATTTCTCTCAGCTCCTCCTTCCTGGTTTCCATCATTGTCTC GTCATACCTCAAAAGTTTTCAATACATTGCAAAAGAAAGCTACCTCAGATTGTGACACTCAAAAGTCCAAGTGGCGCTATATACAATGTGAGAGTTGAGCAAGATGATGTTGAAAAGACACTGGCATTTCGTTGTGGGTGGGACAAGTTTGTGAAAGATCATTCGCTAAAGGGGAATGATCTATTGGTCTTCAAGTTCCATGGAGTGTCTGAGTTTGAAGTTTTGATTTTCGATGGACAGACCTTGTGTGAGAGACCCGCTTCTTATTTCGTCAGGAAATGTGGACATGCAGACAAGACCAAAGGTACTGATTTTACTGCTACCTCTTCGAGATCACCTgagatacattttaaccctgtTGATCTTGAAACTACACCAAACCAGCAACGTCTTATAACTCCTCCAGTAGTTGATAATGAGCTAGAAGACCTCATTGACATTGATGTTGAAATTGACACAATGCTAACTCCGCGTCTTGTAGTATCTCAGACCGGTTatgatcaagaagaacattTTAACTCTGACATTGATACAGCATCAGCCCAGCTTCCTGTTATCTCTCCAACTAGTACCGGACGAGTCAGTAAAGAGAAGTATCCCCTTAGCGGTTTAAAGAAGATGCGAGGAGAAATAAGTAATGATAGTCTCGATCATAAACTTG ACATCGAGATGATTTCAGCTGGTCGCAAAAATAAAGCCTTATCTCTGGCTCAGAGAGTCATTTCGCCGGATGGTTTCATTGTGGTCATGAAACGCTCTCATGTGTCGAAGTGTTTTCTG ACAATCCCATACAAATGGTGCCTGAAGAACAATCTTTTAGCACGTCAAGAAGTGGTGATGCAGGTTGATCAAAAGAAATGGGGCATGAAGTTTAACTTTTTCGGATCTCGTGGTCGTGGTGGGATATCAACCGGGTGGAAGAAGTTAGTACAAGACAACAACTTGCGGGAGAGTGATGTCTGTGTGTTTGAGCCAACAAATTCTGAAACAAAACCGCTTCACCTCCATGTCTATATTTTCCGTGCTGCAGAAGCGGAAAGTAGCAACAATGGTTGA
- the LOC104716830 gene encoding B3 domain-containing protein REM16-like isoform X5 yields the protein MEENCEDCMQWEEELYWTHFQTLHFSQLLLPGFHHCLVIPQKFSIHCKRKLPQIVTLKSPSGAIYNVRVEQDDVEKTLAFRCGWDKFVKDHSLKGNDLLVFKFHGVSEFEVLIFDGQTLCERPASYFVRKCGHADKTKASAQLPVISPTSTGRVSKEKYPLSGLKKMRGEISNDSLDHKLDIEMISAGRKNKALSLAQRVISPDGFIVVMKRSHVSKCFLTIPYKWCLKNNLLARQEVVMQVDQKKWGMKFNFFGSRGRGGISTGWKKLVQDNNLRESDVCVFEPTNSETKPLHLHVYIFRAAEAESSNNG from the exons atggaagagaATTGCGAGGACTGCATGCAATGGGAAGAAGAACTCTACTGGACTCATTTCCAGACCCTTCATTTCTCTCAGCTCCTCCTTCCTGGTTTCCATCATTGTCTC GTCATACCTCAAAAGTTTTCAATACATTGCAAAAGAAAGCTACCTCAGATTGTGACACTCAAAAGTCCAAGTGGCGCTATATACAATGTGAGAGTTGAGCAAGATGATGTTGAAAAGACACTGGCATTTCGTTGTGGGTGGGACAAGTTTGTGAAAGATCATTCGCTAAAGGGGAATGATCTATTGGTCTTCAAGTTCCATGGAGTGTCTGAGTTTGAAGTTTTGATTTTCGATGGACAGACCTTGTGTGAGAGACCCGCTTCTTATTTCGTCAGGAAATGTGGACATGCAGACAAGACCAAAG CATCAGCCCAGCTTCCTGTTATCTCTCCAACTAGTACCGGACGAGTCAGTAAAGAGAAGTATCCCCTTAGCGGTTTAAAGAAGATGCGAGGAGAAATAAGTAATGATAGTCTCGATCATAAACTTG ACATCGAGATGATTTCAGCTGGTCGCAAAAATAAAGCCTTATCTCTGGCTCAGAGAGTCATTTCGCCGGATGGTTTCATTGTGGTCATGAAACGCTCTCATGTGTCGAAGTGTTTTCTG ACAATCCCATACAAATGGTGCCTGAAGAACAATCTTTTAGCACGTCAAGAAGTGGTGATGCAGGTTGATCAAAAGAAATGGGGCATGAAGTTTAACTTTTTCGGATCTCGTGGTCGTGGTGGGATATCAACCGGGTGGAAGAAGTTAGTACAAGACAACAACTTGCGGGAGAGTGATGTCTGTGTGTTTGAGCCAACAAATTCTGAAACAAAACCGCTTCACCTCCATGTCTATATTTTCCGTGCTGCAGAAGCGGAAAGTAGCAACAATGGTTGA